Proteins encoded in a region of the Veillonella parvula genome:
- a CDS encoding ABC transporter ATP-binding protein — translation MSPLRRFLIDSKSQWGWLALLILALITAAMFEVSAPVLLGKVVDAIISGLQTNQDINTIFASIDTIILWLIAIYGGHALFTYFGEYMMASIGSKTVLALRTRMSTHLYSLPIEYFHDHQRGDLLSRLTSDLDAVAETIGEGVPGLVSAIIGIIGATAMMLWISPILGTSIIVIILIGIVCLTWLSKRARLVYLRNQNALGAFNSGIEEIVVGKPIIQTFGLEETTTRQVNILNDNLFKSMRSAAFTSQLVEPLVKFLNQFTYCLVAIQGGLMVLRGSISIGDIQAFFLYVGQVSDPLSRSSYIMTKFQETAAALGRIYEVIDAPSEIDDGKLTLSNSSSKTDRDAISTNTSMTANQPSNQAHTGTIDFEHVDFGYTPSNVFMKDINIHIPAGSMVAIVGPTGAGKSTLVNLIMRFYDIKNGRITIDGVDIRDLSRESLHNTVGMVLQDAWIFTGTIADNIGYGKPNATREEIEYVARLAMADHFIRTLPNGYDTMLNRGGDDLSQGQRQLITIARAFLADPSILILDEATANVDTRTEVEVQKAMNTLLKGRTSIVIAHRLSTIKNADFLLVVENGTIVEQGTHDELMTLNGYYKKLYENYAVGMTV, via the coding sequence ATGAGCCCATTACGTCGTTTCCTGATCGATTCTAAAAGCCAATGGGGTTGGCTAGCACTACTCATCTTAGCCCTTATCACAGCAGCTATGTTTGAGGTATCAGCTCCAGTATTACTTGGCAAGGTCGTAGATGCTATTATCAGTGGATTACAAACAAACCAAGACATTAATACCATATTCGCCTCTATTGATACAATCATCCTCTGGCTTATTGCCATCTATGGAGGTCATGCTTTATTCACATACTTCGGCGAATACATGATGGCCTCCATTGGATCAAAAACAGTGCTCGCCTTGCGTACACGCATGAGTACTCACTTATACTCATTGCCTATCGAATACTTTCACGATCACCAACGTGGTGATCTTCTAAGCCGTCTAACCTCTGATTTGGATGCCGTTGCTGAAACGATAGGTGAAGGTGTGCCCGGTCTCGTGTCCGCCATTATCGGAATCATCGGCGCCACTGCAATGATGCTCTGGATCAGTCCAATTTTGGGAACATCCATCATCGTCATCATACTGATTGGTATCGTATGCTTAACGTGGCTATCTAAACGAGCCCGCCTCGTGTATCTTAGAAATCAGAATGCATTAGGAGCTTTCAACAGTGGCATAGAAGAAATCGTTGTAGGCAAGCCAATTATTCAAACCTTTGGTCTAGAAGAGACTACAACTCGCCAAGTAAATATACTGAATGACAATCTATTTAAAAGTATGCGAAGTGCTGCTTTCACCAGTCAGCTTGTAGAGCCTCTCGTAAAATTTTTAAATCAATTTACCTATTGCCTCGTCGCTATTCAAGGCGGTCTCATGGTATTACGTGGGTCCATTTCCATTGGGGATATTCAGGCATTCTTCCTCTATGTAGGTCAGGTATCCGATCCCCTATCTCGTAGTTCCTATATTATGACAAAATTCCAAGAAACCGCTGCCGCCTTAGGCCGTATTTACGAGGTAATTGATGCCCCATCTGAAATTGATGATGGAAAATTGACATTATCCAACAGCTCATCAAAAACTGATAGAGACGCTATTAGTACTAACACATCTATGACGGCCAATCAACCAAGTAATCAAGCTCATACGGGGACAATTGATTTTGAGCATGTTGATTTTGGTTATACACCGTCCAATGTGTTTATGAAGGATATTAATATTCACATTCCAGCTGGCTCTATGGTAGCCATCGTAGGGCCTACCGGAGCTGGCAAATCCACATTAGTGAATCTCATCATGCGCTTCTATGACATTAAAAATGGTCGCATCACCATTGACGGTGTGGATATTCGGGATTTATCTCGTGAAAGCTTACATAATACGGTAGGAATGGTATTGCAAGACGCTTGGATTTTCACGGGTACTATCGCCGATAACATTGGCTACGGCAAGCCAAATGCTACACGTGAAGAAATCGAGTATGTCGCAAGGCTTGCCATGGCAGATCACTTTATCCGTACATTACCCAATGGATATGATACGATGCTCAACCGAGGTGGTGATGATCTCTCCCAAGGTCAACGCCAATTAATTACCATCGCTCGGGCCTTCTTAGCTGATCCTAGCATTCTCATCCTTGACGAAGCAACGGCTAACGTAGATACCCGTACCGAAGTAGAGGTTCAAAAAGCGATGAACACACTTCTCAAAGGTCGAACCAGTATCGTAATCGCCCATCGCTTGTCTACAATAAAAAATGCGGACTTCCTACTAGTGGTAGAAAACGGCACCATTGTAGAACAAGGGACACATGATGAACTCATGACACTTAACGGATACTATAAGAAACTATATGAAAACTATGCTGTAGGAATGACAGTATAG